The following are from one region of the Rosistilla carotiformis genome:
- a CDS encoding TadE/TadG family type IV pilus assembly protein: MNLRPSRYERCKLSILRSRPQTLRRGAYVVECAVILPILLMLILGSIEFVRISNIRHAIDSASYEACRKVIVPGATTSEAKAKANEILNRYGLSVAKIQVTPAEILETTPEVTVLITAKAAENAWYLTKYTGGSELSAETALLTERAATIVASAIATPPPPEPEPTPEPEPNPDPTPTPTSDPEPEPEPEPTPEPTPAPTPTPAPTPTPTPAPRPTPML, from the coding sequence ATGAACTTACGTCCTTCTCGCTACGAACGTTGCAAGCTTTCGATCCTTCGATCGCGTCCACAGACACTTCGCCGCGGTGCGTATGTGGTTGAATGCGCGGTGATCCTACCGATCCTCTTGATGCTGATCTTGGGTTCGATTGAGTTTGTGCGGATTTCAAATATTCGCCACGCCATCGACTCGGCGTCTTACGAAGCCTGCCGGAAAGTGATCGTTCCCGGAGCGACGACTTCGGAAGCAAAAGCGAAGGCGAACGAGATCTTGAATCGCTACGGGCTTTCGGTCGCAAAGATTCAGGTCACGCCCGCGGAGATCCTGGAAACCACTCCGGAGGTCACCGTTCTGATTACAGCCAAGGCGGCGGAGAATGCGTGGTACCTGACCAAATATACCGGTGGCAGCGAACTGTCGGCCGAAACGGCGTTGCTGACCGAACGGGCCGCGACAATCGTGGCTTCCGCGATCGCGACCCCGCCACCCCCCGAGCCGGAGCCCACTCCGGAACCCGAGCCGAATCCAGACCCCACTCCAACTCCTACGTCGGACCCTGAACCCGAGCCTGAACCCGAGCCGACTCCGGAACCAACACCTGCCCCGACGCCCACGCCGGCCCCAACGCCTACGCCCACTCCGGCACCGCGTCCGACACCGATGCTCTGA
- a CDS encoding response regulator: MFDDIDRDIDPKPNNVPTILIADDDRDLVAAMTRRITHLGFRVTIAHDALSALVLIKRDRPDMIVLDIHMPAGNGMCVLEMLRSEWAWSRIPVVVVSGAATAPMIQRVRDDNAHFVPKSTGMWPKLQHHITQTLAPPMPEPVTV, from the coding sequence ATGTTCGACGACATCGACAGGGACATCGATCCCAAACCAAATAACGTTCCAACCATCCTGATCGCCGACGACGACCGTGATCTCGTCGCCGCGATGACGCGCCGGATCACGCACTTGGGCTTCCGCGTGACAATCGCCCACGACGCATTGTCGGCTCTGGTGCTAATCAAACGCGATCGACCCGACATGATCGTGCTGGACATCCACATGCCCGCCGGAAACGGAATGTGCGTGCTGGAAATGCTTCGCAGCGAATGGGCTTGGTCGCGAATTCCTGTCGTCGTCGTCAGCGGCGCCGCCACCGCTCCGATGATCCAACGTGTCCGCGATGACAACGCGCACTTCGTTCCCAAGTCGACCGGCATGTGGCCCAAGCTGCAGCATCACATCACCCAAACGCTCGCTCCCCCGATGCCGGAACCGGTAACCGTCTGA
- the dusB gene encoding tRNA dihydrouridine synthase DusB, with the protein MTSTPPPLWIGSIKVDPPILQAPMAGFTNYAFRQIVREYGGVGLHATEMVNARGFVWLDENEAEHPDRLWGVREEARPLAVQIWDNQPEVMAKVGKRLVDDYQVSVVDINFGCPVKQVTEKAHSGSYLLKHPKTMFEIIRRLVEACAPTPVTAKIRLGCTRNNVNCDDIAKVVEEAGAAALTVHGRTAQDFFSGSADWDRIAEIKQHLRNIPLIGNGDLDSADKVVAAFENYGVDGVMIARASLGRPWLFAQAHAALRGEPVPPEPTLELQRQCMLRHYDMIVERFGEAKGTVLMRKFACCYAQGKFGARHFRTHVARVSTASEFYGVVEEYFPRDLDAIEAASQ; encoded by the coding sequence ATGACATCGACTCCTCCCCCCCTGTGGATCGGCTCTATCAAAGTTGATCCGCCGATCCTGCAAGCACCGATGGCGGGGTTCACCAACTATGCCTTTCGCCAGATCGTCCGCGAGTATGGGGGTGTGGGACTGCACGCCACCGAAATGGTCAACGCCCGCGGTTTCGTCTGGCTCGACGAAAACGAAGCGGAACACCCGGATCGATTGTGGGGCGTTCGCGAAGAAGCCCGCCCTCTGGCAGTTCAGATCTGGGACAATCAGCCCGAAGTGATGGCCAAGGTCGGCAAGCGGTTGGTCGACGATTACCAGGTCAGCGTGGTCGACATCAATTTTGGTTGCCCTGTGAAACAGGTGACCGAAAAAGCGCACAGCGGCAGCTATCTGCTGAAGCACCCCAAGACCATGTTTGAGATCATCCGCCGTTTGGTCGAGGCCTGCGCCCCTACGCCGGTGACCGCCAAGATTCGCTTGGGCTGCACTCGCAATAACGTCAACTGCGACGACATCGCCAAGGTGGTCGAAGAAGCGGGCGCTGCGGCGTTGACCGTCCATGGACGCACCGCGCAAGACTTCTTTAGCGGCAGCGCCGACTGGGACCGGATTGCCGAAATCAAACAACACCTGCGCAACATTCCATTGATCGGCAACGGCGACCTCGACAGCGCCGACAAAGTGGTTGCTGCGTTCGAGAATTACGGTGTCGATGGGGTGATGATCGCGCGGGCGTCGCTGGGCCGACCATGGTTGTTCGCCCAGGCGCACGCCGCTTTACGTGGCGAACCGGTTCCTCCAGAACCCACTTTGGAACTGCAGCGCCAATGCATGCTGCGGCACTACGACATGATTGTCGAGCGGTTCGGCGAAGCCAAGGGAACCGTCTTGATGCGTAAGTTCGCCTGCTGTTACGCGCAAGGCAAATTCGGCGCCCGGCACTTCCGAACGCACGTCGCCCGGGTCTCGACCGCTTCGGAATTCTACGGGGTCGTGGAAGAGTATTTCCCTCGCGATCTCGACGCCATCGAAGCCGCCTCACAATAG